The sequence below is a genomic window from Aureispira sp. CCB-E.
AACAACAGTTGACCTAGGAGCGTTTGGTGAAGGTACGTATACCCTAACCATCAACAATGGTTATGGAGGTTTTGGAGGTACTTCTGGAGCTACTCCACATGTCGCTGGAACTATCGGTTTATTATATTCTGCTCCTTGTCCTAGGTTAGCTCTACTAGCACGTACTCAACCTGCTCAAACAGCATTGTTACTCAAACAAATTATTTTAAATTCTACTGTCAGCAATGCTTCTATGCAAGGAACAACAGTTAGTGGGGGAATTTTAAACATGAAAAATGCCTTAGATTCTGTTATGGCTATTGGCTGTTCTCTATCAGGTTGCCACGAACCTTACAATGTGCTTGCCAATACAATTACTGGCAATAGTGCTGTTCTCAATTGGGATCGTGTTGACTCGACAACGCTTTATTACATACGATATAGAGTGGTTGGAAATCCTACTTGGACTTTCGCTTCAGCACCTGATACCTTCTCTATTCTAAACGGCTTAGTAGCTTGTACAAATTATGAGGTAGAAATTGCTGCTGATTGTGATACAACAGCTTATTCTAGCAGCTATAATTTCAAAACAGGAGACTGTTGCGTAGCTCCTAGCAATATTAATGTCGATACAACTGGGCTAACTTCTGCTTCGTTCTCTTGGGCGACAGATCCTTTTGTTACAACTTATAATGTAGAATATAAACTAAAATCTAGTGCCACTTGGCTAACCACCACCACTACTGGAGGAGGAATTATGTTGACAGGTCTAGACAGCTGCGAACTATACGAACTTCGCATTCTTTCTTCTTGTCCTGTCAATGTCAACAACCAATACTCTCCTACCATTGAGTTTGAAACAAATGGATGTGGAAAATGTACTTCTAATAATTACTGTACCTCTTCTGGGCAGAGTTCTGGAGACGATTGGATACAAAACGTAACAATCAACAGTTTAAACAATACAACTGGCAATGATGGAGGCTATATTTCTTTTGTCAATGGGGGACCAACAACAGACTTAGCTCAAGGAGGATCTTATCCTGTTTCTATAGATATTGGATTCAATACAGGTCCTTGGGGAACCAATTGGTTATTAAAAATTTGGATTGATTACAACCAAAATGAGGTCTTTGATTCCAATGAATTAGCCTATGATGCTGGTCAAATTTCATCCGCAATTAACAATCATACAGGAGTTATTAATATACCCAATAATGCCGTTTTAGATAAAACCCGTATGCGAGTTGCTTTGAAATGGGGGAATAATACGACTTTAAATGCATGCGATAACTCTAGCTATGGAGAAACTGAAGATTATTGTATTAACATTACACAACCTACGGGTATTACCATAGAGGAAATAGAGCCAAGTGCCACTCTAAACGTATACCCCAATCCTTTTAATCGTCAGTTAGTCGTTAATATGGATAGTCCTAAAAGTCAAGAAGCTGCTCTTAGTATGAGTACGATTACAGGACAAGAAGTAATTAATATAAACATGCAATTAGACTTGGGAAGCAACCATTTAGAACTACCAACTAGTCGACTTCCTCAAGGTGTTTATTTAGTGCATCTCTTATTAGAAGATGGGTCTATTTTGACACAAAAAGTAGTTAAACAATAGTTTTTTGATAAAGAAAGGGTTTTGCCATTCATTCGAGCATCAACAGCTATTTGATACATCATTACAATATACCAAACCACCTAGATAACAGCTTCTAGGTGGTTTTTTAATAATTCGTTCTAATTTCTGTATTATACCTCTTTTTGTTTATCCACAAAAAAGGCAGCCAACCACCTTTTGTGATTGACTGCCAACTAGAAACACTCAACTTGACCTATACTTAGCTTCTTTAGGGAGTGAACATTTAAAAAGTATAAAATTGAATCATTCCTAGTCTTAAGTAACGTGATTTTCTAATCTAGCCTGCACTTAAATACTAGTCTTTAAATAATCAATAAAAGAGCAAAAAATATTAATTCTTATAGTGTAATAGTTTGTTTAGGTGAAAGAATGGTTTATCATATAAACAGCAACAACCTTTGGTTATTGTATCTTATCTAATTCGTACAAATTATGGGTCTCAATAATCTCAAGTAAATTATCCGTCTCTTGCAATCCCATTTTTTGCAATCCTGAAACCCAAATAGTATAATCATCTCCTGCTACTGCCTTCAATTCTTTAAATGGGGCAGCATCTAATTTCATACTATTGGCACGAAAACTTGTCCATGCGTTTTGGTAGTGTATGTAACAATCATTTTCATACGTTCCTCGTCCTGTTATTCCTTCTGCTAAATGATTATCGGTACAAGTAATATGAAAATGATTGTGCCCGACCTGTGCTAATTCAGAAACACCATAGTTGCTGTGCAAAATAGCCAAGCCTAAAATAACGGAAGCTGGAATACCAAACTTCTTCATCTCTCCTTGCGCTACACTAGCAAAACGAGCAATATAGTTTTCTTTTGCTTCATTTGACAAAGCGACCATATGACTAGGTGTCACTGGATGATTCTCTGTTTCTAATACAGGCTCTGGATAATTCGCATACATCAACATACTTGCTTGGCTATTGGTATTCGTTTTGCTACCAAAATCCAAATTGAATAGAACAATTACCGCAGCAACCGCAACAGCCTTTGGCCAGTGTCTCTTAGACATACCCAGCAAAGCCTCTTTGGTCATCTGACGCTTTAATTGTCGCCACTGCATCGCATAAAATAACGATTGAAAAATATATTTAAGAGATAGTTTTTGAGGTTCCTTTATTTCTTTTGCCAAAACGATATCAGTTTCTGAAACTGTTTCTGTATTTTGTGCTTCAACTTCTAATAAGTCTATCAACTCTTCTGTTGTTGGAGTTGTGTTTTCTGTCACTAACACATCCTCACAAATTTGGATGTTGATATTGTTTGTATTGTTAGTTTCCATTGTTTTAATATTTAGACTTAAATTGATATTCAATTGTTGTGTTGTATTCTTTTGTTGATACAAATATAAAACATTTTGTTTCTAACAACCAAACTTTTGTTTTTATTTTTTAAAACTTTTTGTTTTATGCAACTTTTTTATGCTCATCAAGTAGAAGGAACAACAGCTTTTTTGGATCAAGAAGAAACAAGACATTGTATCAAAACATTGAGAAAGAACATCCATGATGTCATTTCGTTAACAGATGGTTTGGGCAATATGTATGAAGGAAAAATTGTGGACTTCAATAAAAAAAGTTGTACCATCCAAATTATACAACGTATTGAAACGACCGACCAACGAAATTTTAGGTTGCATTTGGCAATTGCTCCTACTAAAAATATCAGTCGTTTAGAATGGTTTTTGGAGAAAACAACAGAACTGGGGATTGACGAAATTACCTTTATATTGTGTCAACGATCAGAACGTAAAAACATTCGCTTAGATCGCTTAGAAAAAGTTGTCCTTGCTGCTGCCAAACAATCTCTTAAAAGTATCTTTCCAAAAATCAATGATTTAACTAAATTCAAAGACTTTCTACCAGCAGCTAATAACGCGACCTTCAAAGGCATTGCACATTGTAATACTCCCAACCTTCCTCATTTAAAGAAGGTATTAAATCCCAATGTTAAAGAAGTTTTATTGTTGATAGGACCTGAAGGCGACTTTTCAGAAGAAGAAGTTGCTTGGGCCAAAGATAGTGGTTTTGAAGAAATAGGTCTAGGAACAAGTCGCTTGCGCACAGAGACAGCAGGTATTGCAGCCTGTCACACGGTTCACTTGCTGCATATTTAATGGTATCAATCGTTCGTTAAAAAACAATCAAAGGTAGATCCTAGTGGGATCTACCAACAGTGAAAATTATAGTTACAAAAGATAAGTAAATTCAGGCTACAACATTAATTTTCTAAATTGTATACGGTCGTATTTCCTTCTATTACTTGCTTTAATCCTTCTATATTCTTTTCTTCCTGCTCTTGAAACGAACCTCCTAACAACTCCATCCATGCAAACATAGAACGCATAAAAATATTTTTGCCGCTCACTTTTGACTCTGTTTTTACCTTTGTTTTCCCCTCGATTTCTGAAAAAGAAGTAGTTTGCTCAAAAAACATCATATCACTATCAAAATCCAAGCGAATAAAATCAAATTTTTTCTTATCAACAATCGTTTCAATCATCTCAAAATCAGGCTGCTCCTCATCTGGCTTGACCACAACTCTATATTGGCTTCCAATTTCACCCTGCTCACCACTAATTAACTCCATGCTCTTAAATCCTTCTAGCCACTGGTCATACTTTGACTTATCTTTGTGAACAGCCCAAGCTTCTTTCAAAGGTTTATCTACTATTATTTCATGCCCATAATTTACAGAAGGTTTTAGAACCCCAGCAGCTAAAAAGAGTACAATAAATCCTAAAAGGAAGTATAATAAGTATTTTAAGAATTTCATTTTTTATGTTTTTTGTTAAAATAGTACTCCTCTGAAATAAACTAACAATAGTTAGCTACACTACTGTTACGTGGTTTCAACGAGCTATTGATTAATAAGAGACACACTAAATACGGAAAATAAACATTTTTGTTTCATTTTACCATTTTTTGTTTCACCAAAAACAAGAGATTTCAATTAACAATTGCCCCAAAAGACGAAAAGTGCTGCTCAATTAAGAACAACACTTTTCTTTCACCCATAAAAATAACTCTAAGCTGCGGCGTCTCTAGCTACCACAGCCTATGAAACTTCCTAAAAAACAATTCTATTCTTCAAATTAGGCAAAAGACCTAATTATACTTTTTCTTTTTTTTAGAGGAATAAAGCCTCTTTTTTTAATTTCAACTCGTTATATACTAAAAGGCTTCAAAAGTGCCATAGAAAGGGAAAACCTAGGGAGTTTTGCCCTCTCTACAGCTACAAAACTAAGCTTGGGATAAAATATTACTTTTTGAAGTATACAGAACCGTAATCTAACACTTCATCAAGACGCCAATATTTTATTTCTTTTTCTAAAAAAATCTTTTTTTGCTGTAATATTCACTTACTTATTTCAAGCAGAAAAAAGAAAATCTTATATTATTAAAAATATATAACTTTTTAAATAACAACAATATAACTTCATAAAAACAATCACTCGTTGTTACATTTATATACATTGAAAATAGTGTGCCAAAAAAATAATTACCGTCTTAATATTTTGTGAAAAAGATTTAAAAACTGTTATCATTTTATAGAAAGAACCTCTACTCAAAACTGTTTATCAAATACTTATCATTATTTCGAGCAAAAAATTCTTTTATTAAAAATAATCAGAGTTAGCTACGCTGCCTACTTTCAAAAAACTTTTAACGGAGTAATTAAAATTATTTTAGCCGCTCTTAAAAATATAAATCCTCTTGGTTTTCAACTGATAAGCTGTTTATAAATAATTGAGATAAAAAAACAGGCTAGACAAGCATTCCAATTTAATCTCTTATATTTGGCTATCCTAAATCTTCTAATCATTTAGTAGGTGATGGAGACTATTAAACTTAATAACAGTATAACAATGCAACAAACGTTTCTAAAGTACCTCTTACTTACTATTATTGCTTATTCTATCTTTCAGCTAACTGCTTGTAAAAAAGATCAATTTATAACTACAACGGGGGCTGG
It includes:
- a CDS encoding S8 family serine peptidase is translated as MRFNITFKLFLLFLVASLNNNLAAQDNFPHVEGEILVRVKDGHSIAWVIKDLELHKGLQTHINNKALLSEHMNIWQLTFNKDILSTSKMLAKARNHPSVHNAQLNYILEKRVTPNDPSYNQQWQYEQSSNIDLDASAAWDITTGGVTALGDTIVICVIDDGLEVSHSDWGNNVWRNNGEIPGNGIDDDGNGYIDDFQGWNANANNNNIVAGSPFTNHGTPVAGIIAAKGNNGVGVSGVNWDAKLMFVVGGGTSANSIAAYSYPLACRKLYNQTNGASGAFVVATNASWGVDNQQCATYAPLVNEFYDTLGAYGILNAAATANANNNVDVTGDFPTSCDSDYLIAVTNINQAGNKVNQAGYGLTTVDLGAFGEGTYTLTINNGYGGFGGTSGATPHVAGTIGLLYSAPCPRLALLARTQPAQTALLLKQIILNSTVSNASMQGTTVSGGILNMKNALDSVMAIGCSLSGCHEPYNVLANTITGNSAVLNWDRVDSTTLYYIRYRVVGNPTWTFASAPDTFSILNGLVACTNYEVEIAADCDTTAYSSSYNFKTGDCCVAPSNINVDTTGLTSASFSWATDPFVTTYNVEYKLKSSATWLTTTTTGGGIMLTGLDSCELYELRILSSCPVNVNNQYSPTIEFETNGCGKCTSNNYCTSSGQSSGDDWIQNVTINSLNNTTGNDGGYISFVNGGPTTDLAQGGSYPVSIDIGFNTGPWGTNWLLKIWIDYNQNEVFDSNELAYDAGQISSAINNHTGVINIPNNAVLDKTRMRVALKWGNNTTLNACDNSSYGETEDYCINITQPTGITIEEIEPSATLNVYPNPFNRQLVVNMDSPKSQEAALSMSTITGQEVININMQLDLGSNHLELPTSRLPQGVYLVHLLLEDGSILTQKVVKQ
- a CDS encoding glucosaminidase domain-containing protein, translating into METNNTNNINIQICEDVLVTENTTPTTEELIDLLEVEAQNTETVSETDIVLAKEIKEPQKLSLKYIFQSLFYAMQWRQLKRQMTKEALLGMSKRHWPKAVAVAAVIVLFNLDFGSKTNTNSQASMLMYANYPEPVLETENHPVTPSHMVALSNEAKENYIARFASVAQGEMKKFGIPASVILGLAILHSNYGVSELAQVGHNHFHITCTDNHLAEGITGRGTYENDCYIHYQNAWTSFRANSMKLDAAPFKELKAVAGDDYTIWVSGLQKMGLQETDNLLEIIETHNLYELDKIQ
- a CDS encoding 16S rRNA (uracil(1498)-N(3))-methyltransferase is translated as MQLFYAHQVEGTTAFLDQEETRHCIKTLRKNIHDVISLTDGLGNMYEGKIVDFNKKSCTIQIIQRIETTDQRNFRLHLAIAPTKNISRLEWFLEKTTELGIDEITFILCQRSERKNIRLDRLEKVVLAAAKQSLKSIFPKINDLTKFKDFLPAANNATFKGIAHCNTPNLPHLKKVLNPNVKEVLLLIGPEGDFSEEEVAWAKDSGFEEIGLGTSRLRTETAGIAACHTVHLLHI